From the genome of Arvicola amphibius chromosome 9, mArvAmp1.2, whole genome shotgun sequence, one region includes:
- the Mpst gene encoding 3-mercaptopyruvate sulfurtransferase, whose protein sequence is MPLTAGQSLDSVISPVLQAHNSSISEAMAAPQLFRAFVSAQWVAEALKSPHASQSLKLLDASWYLPKLGRNARLEFEERHIPGATFFDIDHCSDHTSPYDHMLPSAAHFADYAGSLGVGASTHVVIYDGSDQGLYSAPRVWWMFRVFGHRSVSLLDGGFRHWLSQNLPISSGKSHPKPTEFRAQLDPSFIKTHEDILENLEARRFQVVDARAAGRFRGTEPEPRDGIEPGHIPGSVNIPFTEFLTKEGLEKSPEEIRRLFQEKKVDLSKPLVATCGSGVTACHIALGAFLCGKPDVPVYDGSWVEWYMRASPEYIISEGRGKTQ, encoded by the exons ATGCCCCTGACAGCAGGCCAGTCTCTCGATTCTGTTATCTCCCCTGTCTTGCAGGCCCACAATTCGAGCATCTCGGAGGCCATGGCCGCCCCGCAGCTTTTCCGAGCGTTCGTGTCTGCTCAGTGGGTGGCGGAGGCTCTGAAGTCCCCGCACGCCTCGCAGTCGCTGAAGTTACTGGACGCATCCTGGTACCTGCCCAAGCTGGGCCGCAACGCGCGACTCGAGTTCGAGGAACGCCACATCCCCGGCGCCACCTTCTTTGACATCGATCATTGCAGCGACCACACGTCGCCGTATGATCACATGCTGCCTAGCGCCGCGCACTTCGCAGACTACGCGGGAAGCCTGGGCGTGGGCGCCTCCACGCACGTCGTGATCTACGATGGCAGCGACCAGGGCCTCTACTCTGCTCCGCGGGTCTGGTGGATGTTCCGCGTCTTCGGCCACCGCTCCGTGTCGCTGCTGGATGGCGGCTTCCGCCACTGGCTGAGCCAGAACCTGCCAATCAGCTCTGGCAAGAGTCACCCGAAGCCCACAGAGTTCCGCGCACAACTAGATCCCTCCTTCATCAAGACTCACGAGGACATCCTGGAGAACCTGGAGGCCCGGCGCTTCCAGGTGGTGGACGCCCGCGCAGCTGGCCGGTTCCGGGGCACCGAGCCAGAACCCCGAGATG GCATCGAACCTGGCCATATCCCTGGCTCGGTAAACATCCCGTTCACTGAATTCCTGACCAAGGAGGGGCTAGAGAAGAGCCCAGAGGAGATCCGGCGCCTGTTCCAGGAGAAGAAAGTAGACCTGTCCAAACCCTTGGTAGCCACATGTGGCTCCGGTGTCACCGCCTGCCATATAGCCCTGGGGGCCTTCCTGTGTGGCAAACCCGATGTGCCTGTCTATGATGGCTCCTGGGTAGAGTGGTACATGCGTGCCAGTCCTGAGTATATCATCTCCGAGGGCCGAGGGAAGACCCAGTGA